From one Wenzhouxiangella sp. XN201 genomic stretch:
- a CDS encoding alpha/beta hydrolase, which translates to MSDSRSKAVRKRALGVFQLFAGLVLLAGAAQAGSDWPRVVYSEDGTPISYEVHGSGEPTLVFVHGWSCDLRYWRAQVRHFSRNHKVVTVDLAGHGHSGLQRESYSMSAFGEDVRAVIEAVGSDDVVLIGHSMGGPVVAETAQLLPDRVRGLIGVDTFQNLEEEVTQEGMDEWLAPFKSDFRERASQFVASMFVPETDESLRDWVIADMSAAPPDVAMSAMEHLLKDTMTGEARQVFDGLEIPVVTINADLWPTNVEANRRHMHSFDAVLMQGTDHFLHMARPEAFNTQLAEVIAQLTNSDSPRND; encoded by the coding sequence ATGTCTGACTCAAGAAGTAAAGCCGTTCGTAAACGGGCGTTAGGTGTTTTCCAGCTTTTTGCCGGCCTGGTTCTCCTGGCCGGGGCCGCGCAGGCCGGCTCGGACTGGCCCCGGGTTGTGTATTCGGAAGATGGCACTCCGATTTCCTATGAAGTGCACGGTTCTGGTGAGCCCACGCTGGTGTTCGTGCATGGCTGGAGTTGTGATCTCCGTTACTGGCGGGCGCAGGTTCGCCATTTTTCCAGGAATCACAAGGTGGTGACGGTCGATCTGGCCGGTCATGGTCATTCGGGCTTGCAGCGCGAGTCCTATTCCATGTCCGCCTTCGGCGAAGATGTGCGGGCAGTCATCGAGGCCGTCGGCAGTGACGATGTCGTGTTAATCGGGCACTCCATGGGCGGGCCAGTGGTGGCAGAAACGGCCCAGCTGTTGCCGGATCGGGTCAGGGGATTGATCGGCGTTGACACCTTCCAGAACCTTGAGGAGGAGGTCACGCAGGAAGGAATGGATGAATGGCTTGCACCGTTCAAGAGCGATTTCCGCGAACGCGCCAGTCAGTTTGTCGCCAGTATGTTCGTGCCTGAAACCGATGAGAGCCTTCGCGATTGGGTGATTGCCGACATGTCTGCAGCGCCCCCGGACGTGGCGATGAGCGCCATGGAGCACTTGTTGAAGGACACGATGACTGGAGAGGCGAGGCAGGTATTTGATGGCCTCGAGATCCCGGTCGTGACCATCAACGCGGACCTGTGGCCGACCAATGTCGAGGCCAATCGGCGGCATATGCACTCCTTCGATGCCGTCCTGATGCAAGGCACCGACCATTTCCTGCACATGGCCCGGCCCGAGGCCTTCAATACCCAACTGGCCGAAGTGATTGCTCAATTGACCAACAGCGACAGCCCTCGAAACGACTGA
- a CDS encoding LysR family transcriptional regulator — protein MDRFQEMQVFSAVVDAGSFVGAAEALNLSSAAVSRQLAALESRLGVRLLNRTTRRLSLTEDGEVFLERARQLLEELSDAEAEITERSAEAIGRLRINAPVSFGVQHLAGLWGDFLERHPRLKLDITLSDRSVDLVEEGYDLAIRIGRLPDSTLIARELSTTRMVLCTSPEYLANNGTPQHPRELADHAVWSYSYFALGDEWRFTGPEGEVSVRLRPVLHSNNGDTCRTGALQHRCIILQPSFLVGADLEAGLLVELLPDYHAGELGIHALYPSRRHVTPKLRLMIDYLAEALTPN, from the coding sequence ATGGATCGTTTCCAGGAAATGCAGGTGTTCAGCGCCGTGGTCGATGCCGGCAGCTTCGTCGGTGCAGCCGAGGCCCTGAACCTGTCGTCGGCGGCCGTTTCCCGCCAGCTGGCCGCGCTGGAGTCGCGCCTGGGCGTGCGCCTGCTCAACCGCACCACGCGAAGGCTGTCGCTGACCGAGGATGGGGAAGTCTTTCTCGAACGCGCCCGCCAGCTTCTCGAGGAACTGTCGGATGCCGAGGCCGAGATCACCGAGCGCAGCGCCGAGGCCATCGGCCGTCTGCGCATCAACGCGCCGGTCAGTTTCGGGGTGCAGCACCTGGCCGGCCTCTGGGGTGATTTTCTCGAACGACACCCGCGACTGAAGCTCGACATCACGCTGTCGGACCGCAGCGTCGACCTGGTCGAGGAAGGCTACGACCTGGCCATCCGCATCGGCCGGCTCCCCGATTCGACGCTGATCGCAAGAGAGCTGTCGACCACACGCATGGTTCTGTGCACCTCGCCCGAATACCTGGCGAACAATGGAACACCCCAACACCCGCGCGAACTGGCCGATCACGCCGTGTGGTCTTACAGCTACTTTGCCCTCGGCGACGAGTGGCGCTTCACGGGTCCGGAAGGCGAGGTCAGCGTACGCCTGCGCCCGGTACTGCACTCCAACAACGGCGACACCTGCCGAACAGGCGCCCTGCAACATCGCTGCATCATCCTGCAACCGAGTTTCCTGGTGGGCGCCGATCTCGAAGCCGGCCTCCTGGTCGAACTACTGCCCGACTACCACGCCGGTGAACTGGGCATCCACGCTCTTTACCCCTCACGCCGCCACGTAACCCCGAAGCTGCGCTTGATGATCGATTACCTGGCCGAAGCGCTAACCCCGAACTAA
- a CDS encoding DoxX family protein, with protein MNNTTFNKLLATHAGWGPLALRLAAGIIFVAHGSQKLFGWFGGNGLEGTAGWMASIGLEPGLAMAVLAGSAEFFGGLALIIGLLVRPAAVALAITMLVAIFAVHWSNGLFMANNGYEFALSLFAISVALVFTGAGKASLDDYISGSNEI; from the coding sequence ATGAACAACACGACATTCAACAAGCTGCTTGCCACGCACGCCGGCTGGGGTCCGCTGGCCCTGCGCCTGGCTGCCGGCATCATTTTCGTCGCCCACGGTTCCCAGAAACTGTTCGGCTGGTTCGGCGGTAACGGCCTCGAAGGCACGGCCGGCTGGATGGCCTCGATCGGGCTCGAGCCCGGCCTGGCGATGGCCGTGCTGGCCGGCAGTGCCGAGTTCTTCGGCGGTCTGGCGCTGATCATCGGCCTGTTGGTCCGACCGGCTGCCGTGGCGCTGGCCATCACCATGCTGGTGGCGATCTTTGCCGTGCACTGGTCCAACGGCCTGTTCATGGCCAACAACGGCTACGAGTTTGCGCTGTCGCTGTTCGCTATCAGCGTGGCTCTGGTTTTCACCGGTGCCGGCAAGGCCTCGCTCGACGACTACATCAGCGGGTCTAACGAGATCTGA
- a CDS encoding class III extradiol ring-cleavage dioxygenase: MKRLPSLFISHGAPDFALQPGVIGEKLGSLGRQLSPIEAVVVVSPHWMTDSIRVTASPQPATIHDFRGFDPALKEVEYPAPGHPDLAARIVERLQKAGWSARTDPERGLDHGAWVPLTHLLPDASVPVVQVSLPAELDGESAFSLGRALSPLADEGVLVIGSGSLTHNLYEVFRGTEDTEYAEAFAGWIRQAVEAGDTERLKSALELAPHARRAHPTPEHYWPLVVAAGAGSAPPATVLEGGMTYEVLCMDAFVFGPLSR; encoded by the coding sequence ATGAAACGCCTGCCCAGCCTGTTCATTTCCCACGGTGCGCCGGATTTCGCGCTGCAACCGGGCGTGATCGGCGAAAAGCTGGGCTCGCTCGGCAGGCAGTTGTCGCCGATCGAGGCGGTGGTGGTCGTCTCGCCCCACTGGATGACCGACAGCATCCGTGTAACAGCCAGCCCTCAGCCGGCCACCATTCATGACTTTCGCGGATTCGACCCGGCGCTCAAGGAGGTGGAATACCCGGCGCCGGGCCATCCTGATCTGGCCGCGCGGATTGTCGAGCGCTTGCAAAAGGCCGGCTGGTCAGCGCGAACCGACCCGGAACGCGGACTCGACCACGGCGCCTGGGTGCCGCTCACGCATCTGTTGCCGGACGCTTCGGTACCGGTCGTGCAGGTTTCCCTGCCGGCTGAACTGGATGGCGAGTCGGCTTTTTCGCTCGGCCGCGCCTTGTCGCCGCTGGCCGATGAAGGCGTTCTGGTGATCGGCTCGGGCAGCCTGACCCATAACCTCTACGAGGTGTTCCGGGGCACCGAGGATACCGAGTATGCCGAAGCCTTCGCAGGCTGGATTCGCCAGGCGGTCGAGGCAGGCGACACCGAGCGCCTCAAGTCGGCACTCGAGCTTGCGCCGCATGCCCGCCGCGCCCATCCGACGCCAGAGCACTACTGGCCGCTGGTGGTGGCCGCCGGCGCCGGCAGCGCACCGCCGGCCACCGTATTGGAAGGCGGCATGACCTACGAGGTGCTCTGCATGGACGCCTTCGTGTTCGGCCCCTTAAGCCGGTGA
- a CDS encoding gamma-glutamylcyclotransferase, whose protein sequence is MNPSSHSPQQARDGHWVFGYGSLIYKVDFPYRQREVASIEGYARRFWQGSHDHRGTPDAPGRVLTLVPEPDHVCLGMAYLVDGEVFAHLDHREKNGYERRQVSIRLRESDLSVAGTVYFAGQDNPAWLGPADASEIARHIGRSRGPSGSNRDYLLKLARALRELGAEDSHVFELEQYLLQSAGH, encoded by the coding sequence ATGAATCCATCGTCGCATTCACCACAACAAGCGCGAGACGGCCACTGGGTCTTCGGCTATGGCTCGCTGATCTACAAGGTCGATTTCCCGTATCGACAGCGGGAAGTGGCCAGCATCGAGGGCTATGCGCGGCGGTTCTGGCAGGGTTCGCACGACCACCGCGGCACGCCCGATGCACCGGGGCGTGTTCTGACCCTGGTGCCCGAGCCCGACCATGTCTGTCTCGGAATGGCCTATCTCGTGGATGGCGAGGTGTTCGCGCACCTCGACCATCGCGAGAAGAACGGCTATGAACGCCGGCAGGTTTCCATTCGACTGCGCGAATCCGATCTTAGCGTCGCAGGAACGGTCTATTTCGCCGGTCAGGACAACCCCGCCTGGCTGGGGCCGGCCGATGCGAGCGAAATCGCCCGGCATATCGGGCGTTCGCGCGGCCCGAGTGGCAGCAATCGTGACTACCTGCTGAAACTGGCCCGGGCCCTGCGCGAACTGGGCGCGGAGGATTCTCACGTCTTCGAGCTGGAACAGTATCTCCTCCAATCTGCCGGACATTGA
- the djlA gene encoding co-chaperone DjlA, with protein MLLFIVFGGLIGLFAGGLIGLFLGAALGYGVGVFMLGVLLSRGLGAIQQQFLDSTFAVMGALCKADGKVTRDEIRVAEQYFERFGLSQEQRRGARDSFNRGKSEDFDLDGEVTRLRGVTRGNQPLLQLFLQVQLSAIAADGVLDDAERDMLMRVARGLGLSEADVARLEAMLRGGGGAGQTSGGSLDDAYAVLGVESSASDAEVKKAYRRLMSKYHPDKLASNGMPENMRSVAKERVREIRNAYDRIKKQRNREQAA; from the coding sequence ATGCTTTTATTCATTGTCTTTGGCGGCCTGATCGGGCTTTTCGCCGGTGGCCTGATCGGCCTGTTTCTGGGTGCTGCGCTGGGCTACGGCGTCGGCGTTTTCATGCTGGGCGTTCTTCTGTCGCGAGGGCTGGGCGCGATTCAGCAGCAGTTCCTCGACTCGACCTTTGCCGTGATGGGTGCGCTGTGCAAGGCCGACGGAAAAGTCACGCGTGACGAAATCCGCGTCGCCGAGCAGTACTTCGAGCGCTTCGGGCTTTCGCAGGAACAGCGCCGGGGTGCCCGGGACTCCTTCAACCGCGGCAAGTCCGAAGACTTCGACCTCGACGGCGAGGTGACCCGCCTGCGCGGTGTGACGCGCGGCAACCAGCCCCTGCTTCAGCTCTTCTTGCAGGTTCAGCTCTCGGCAATCGCGGCCGACGGTGTTCTCGACGACGCCGAGCGCGACATGCTGATGCGCGTGGCCCGTGGACTCGGCTTGTCGGAGGCCGATGTCGCGCGCCTGGAAGCGATGCTGAGAGGCGGCGGTGGTGCCGGCCAGACCAGCGGCGGCAGTCTCGACGATGCCTATGCCGTGCTGGGCGTCGAATCGTCCGCCAGCGACGCCGAGGTCAAGAAGGCCTACCGCCGCTTGATGAGCAAGTACCACCCCGACAAGCTCGCCAGCAATGGCATGCCCGAGAACATGCGCTCGGTCGCCAAGGAACGGGTGCGCGAGATCCGCAATGCCTATGATCGGATCAAGAAGCAGCGCAATCGAGAGCAGGCGGCGTAG
- a CDS encoding alpha/beta hydrolase: MRESVILLRLLITLLVAYGLLVLLVYFMQPRLLFLPNVAGRELAATPAQMGLSYRDVTLSTEDGESLHAWWLPHEKPRATLLFFHGNAGNISHRLDSLAIFHELAVSVLILDYRGYGQSSGKPTEAGLDHDAQAAWQWLTETEGVQPQNIILFGRSLGGAVASRLAGRVEAAGLIIESAFTSVPDLGAELYWWLPVRLLSRLQFNTAESLRRTDLPVLIVHSKDDEIIPFEHGKRLHEIAGERGSLLEIQGGHNTGFLESRQRYREGLDRFVTKVED; encoded by the coding sequence TTGCGAGAATCGGTCATCCTGCTCCGACTGCTCATCACGCTGCTCGTCGCCTATGGCCTGCTGGTGCTGCTGGTTTACTTCATGCAGCCCCGGCTGCTGTTCCTGCCGAACGTTGCGGGGCGTGAGCTGGCTGCCACGCCTGCGCAGATGGGCCTGTCCTACCGCGATGTGACGCTGTCGACCGAAGATGGTGAAAGCCTGCATGCCTGGTGGCTACCGCACGAGAAGCCGCGCGCCACGCTGCTGTTCTTTCATGGCAATGCCGGCAACATTTCGCACCGGCTCGATAGCCTCGCGATCTTTCATGAGCTGGCGGTGTCGGTACTGATCCTTGACTATCGCGGCTACGGCCAGTCCAGCGGCAAGCCGACCGAGGCGGGCCTGGATCATGACGCACAAGCCGCCTGGCAATGGCTGACGGAAACCGAGGGCGTTCAACCACAGAACATCATTCTGTTCGGACGATCGCTGGGTGGCGCGGTGGCAAGCCGGCTTGCCGGTCGGGTTGAAGCCGCCGGACTGATCATCGAGTCCGCGTTTACCTCGGTCCCGGACCTCGGTGCCGAACTGTACTGGTGGCTGCCGGTGCGCCTGCTCTCGCGCCTGCAGTTCAATACTGCCGAGAGCCTTCGCCGTACTGACCTGCCGGTACTGATTGTCCACAGCAAGGACGACGAGATCATCCCCTTCGAACACGGCAAACGCCTGCACGAAATCGCCGGCGAGCGCGGAAGCCTGCTGGAAATCCAGGGCGGTCACAACACCGGCTTCCTGGAATCGCGACAGCGTTACCGCGAAGGCCTGGATCGGTTCGTCACCAAAGTGGAAGATTGA
- a CDS encoding tetratricopeptide repeat protein, whose amino-acid sequence MSFWKELQRRNVFRVAAAYVVVAWLLIQVAETILPIFEVPDVFLRGVILVLVLGFPLALFFAWAFELTPDGVKREKEIDREHSAAPRTGRRLDRVIIVVLLLAVGYFVADKYLLTADQASQAPETAGEIDESEPVAGDADDSRGENSLAVLAFDDMSPDNDQEYLADGIAEELLNLLARIPDLRLISRSSSFAYKGRDVSIRRMAEELGVAYILEGSVRKAGNQVRITAQLIDAREDSHVWSHTYDRTLEDIFAIQDEIAAAVVDELKVTLLGDTPTVVPVDPEVYELVLKGRHFANMSTPESFEQAREYFEAALEIDPDNAEAQIGLAVILINETGFGVRSREAALPQVQARLENVLSAHPDHAKANSMMGWKSMQFENDWSGAAAYFERSLEEAPTDMNLVSNALVLLYALARLEEASALYQTVIERDPLNHHARSNLARIQLDAGHLDKALVSVQEALRLSPNAYGSNALLGRIYLQRSDPERAAEAFRLEVSHVDGELGLAMAALDLEPREVFERRRDEWLDQWAEDYPFKAAMLSGYAGEVDRAFEWLEGIARGGLSDSFWKPEFDSLRDDPRWDALLERHGLAPEQREAIQFEIEIPGPDA is encoded by the coding sequence ATGAGCTTCTGGAAAGAACTACAGCGCCGCAATGTATTTCGGGTGGCAGCGGCGTATGTCGTCGTCGCCTGGTTGCTCATCCAGGTAGCCGAGACGATCCTGCCGATCTTCGAGGTGCCGGATGTCTTCCTGCGAGGCGTGATCCTGGTGCTGGTCCTCGGCTTTCCGCTGGCATTGTTCTTTGCCTGGGCTTTCGAACTCACGCCCGACGGCGTCAAGCGGGAAAAGGAAATCGATCGCGAACACTCGGCGGCGCCGAGAACCGGGCGAAGGCTTGACCGGGTCATCATCGTGGTGCTTCTGCTGGCGGTGGGTTATTTCGTGGCTGACAAGTATCTGTTGACGGCTGACCAGGCGTCACAGGCCCCGGAAACCGCCGGGGAGATAGATGAATCCGAGCCTGTCGCCGGAGACGCAGATGATTCCCGGGGCGAGAATTCCCTGGCCGTTCTGGCCTTCGACGACATGTCGCCGGACAACGACCAGGAGTACCTGGCCGACGGCATCGCCGAGGAACTGCTCAACCTGCTGGCCCGCATTCCGGACCTGAGGCTGATTTCCCGCTCCTCGTCATTCGCCTACAAGGGTCGCGACGTCTCGATCCGGAGAATGGCCGAGGAACTCGGCGTGGCCTACATCCTGGAAGGCTCGGTGCGCAAGGCCGGGAACCAGGTGCGCATCACGGCGCAGTTGATCGACGCCCGGGAAGACTCGCACGTGTGGTCACACACCTACGACCGCACCCTCGAGGACATCTTCGCCATCCAGGACGAGATTGCCGCCGCGGTCGTCGATGAGCTCAAGGTCACGCTGCTGGGCGATACGCCCACGGTCGTTCCGGTCGATCCGGAAGTCTACGAGCTGGTCCTCAAGGGCAGGCATTTTGCGAACATGAGCACGCCGGAGTCGTTCGAGCAGGCCAGGGAGTATTTCGAGGCTGCCCTCGAGATCGATCCCGACAACGCCGAGGCGCAAATCGGCCTGGCCGTGATTCTCATCAATGAAACGGGTTTCGGCGTCAGGTCCCGGGAGGCGGCGCTGCCCCAGGTGCAGGCGCGGTTGGAGAACGTGCTGAGCGCTCATCCGGATCATGCGAAGGCGAACAGCATGATGGGCTGGAAGTCGATGCAGTTCGAGAACGACTGGTCGGGCGCGGCAGCGTATTTCGAACGTTCGCTGGAAGAAGCGCCGACCGACATGAACCTGGTGTCCAACGCGCTGGTGTTGCTGTATGCACTGGCGCGGCTGGAGGAGGCGAGTGCGCTCTACCAGACCGTGATCGAGCGTGATCCGCTCAACCACCACGCACGGTCCAACCTGGCCAGGATCCAGCTGGATGCCGGTCACCTCGACAAGGCCTTGGTGTCCGTGCAGGAGGCGCTTCGTCTGAGTCCCAACGCTTATGGCTCGAATGCGCTGCTGGGCCGTATCTATCTTCAGCGGAGTGATCCCGAGCGGGCCGCCGAGGCCTTTCGGTTAGAGGTTTCCCACGTCGATGGGGAGTTGGGGCTGGCGATGGCCGCCCTTGATCTGGAGCCTCGCGAGGTATTCGAGCGCCGACGCGACGAATGGCTCGATCAATGGGCTGAGGACTATCCCTTCAAGGCGGCCATGCTCTCGGGCTACGCCGGGGAAGTCGACCGGGCGTTCGAGTGGCTAGAAGGGATCGCCCGCGGCGGCCTCAGCGACTCGTTCTGGAAACCCGAGTTCGATTCGCTTCGTGACGACCCGCGCTGGGATGCGCTACTCGAGCGCCACGGACTTGCACCCGAGCAGCGCGAGGCGATTCAGTTCGAGATCGAGATTCCCGGTCCGGACGCCTGA
- a CDS encoding NUDIX domain-containing protein: MLQGLRNRYGGVFIAGSELPSEAAAFRDAIATALAAWTREGLKLAWLEIPARRGELLPEALDLGFTLHHCRNETLMLVQRLVEAAYIPEACTHSIGAGGLVLSDDNHILVVLEKRDRVDRPEHLKLPGGMLERGEHLADAAIREVFEETGIRTEFHGLVGMRHHHRGQFGASNIYAVCRLKPLDFDIRLDGDELEKALWMPVDEYLARKATSPFNRRVVEAALAADPLSPVNLDNYMGHPDDYEIFMSNETGG; this comes from the coding sequence ATGCTTCAGGGACTGAGAAACCGATATGGCGGTGTCTTTATCGCCGGCAGCGAACTACCATCGGAAGCCGCCGCGTTTCGCGATGCGATCGCAACTGCGCTGGCAGCGTGGACGCGGGAGGGACTCAAGCTGGCCTGGCTCGAGATACCGGCTCGCCGGGGCGAGCTGCTGCCCGAGGCCCTGGACCTTGGCTTCACCCTGCACCACTGCCGCAACGAAACCCTGATGCTGGTCCAGCGCCTGGTCGAGGCCGCCTACATTCCGGAGGCCTGCACCCACAGCATCGGCGCCGGCGGTCTGGTGCTGTCCGATGACAATCACATTCTGGTCGTGCTGGAGAAACGCGACCGCGTTGACCGGCCCGAGCACCTCAAGCTGCCCGGCGGCATGCTCGAACGGGGCGAGCACCTGGCCGATGCGGCCATTCGCGAAGTGTTCGAGGAAACCGGGATTCGGACCGAGTTCCACGGACTGGTCGGCATGCGCCATCACCACCGCGGCCAGTTCGGTGCTTCCAACATCTACGCCGTGTGCCGGCTGAAACCGCTTGATTTCGACATTCGCCTCGACGGTGACGAACTGGAAAAGGCCCTGTGGATGCCGGTCGACGAATACCTGGCCCGCAAGGCCACCTCACCGTTCAACCGGCGTGTCGTTGAAGCAGCACTGGCGGCCGATCCGCTCTCGCCCGTCAACCTCGACAACTACATGGGCCACCCGGACGATTACGAGATCTTCATGTCGAACGAGACCGGTGGATAG
- the mgtE gene encoding magnesium transporter yields MQQETPPEKEDISEGLEQAHIQSVIDAVEAQDSDQLNELLEPLHAADVADLIEQISQPERMALVELWGDDIDGEVLSELDESVREPLLEAMPPEVVAEAIRDLDSDDVVDLVEDLEEEQQARLLEALEIKDRIGVEGALSYPEYSAGRLMQRELVAVPEDWSVGQAIDYIRNDESLPGQFYHVILVSPAMKPVGYITLGRLLSSRRHVLLTEIIEPSFRTISVTDEEADVAYLFNHYHMISAPVVDEHGRLAGMITIDDAMAVLDEEHEEDILRLAGVDEDSSLADTVWQTTRARAVWLMVNLVTAILASVVIGFYADTIDQMVALAVLMPIVASMGGNAGTQTMTVAVRAIATRELTRRNALRVSWREIKVGAINGIGFGIVMALVAGLWFGIPMLGAVIALAMAFTLVGAALGGIVIPIVLERLNIDPALASGPFVTTVTDVVGFFAFLGLATLILL; encoded by the coding sequence GTGCAGCAAGAGACACCGCCGGAGAAGGAAGACATCTCAGAGGGCCTGGAACAGGCGCATATCCAGTCTGTCATCGATGCCGTCGAAGCCCAGGACTCCGATCAGCTCAATGAACTGCTCGAGCCCCTGCACGCCGCCGACGTCGCCGACCTGATCGAGCAGATCAGCCAGCCCGAGCGCATGGCGCTGGTCGAGTTGTGGGGCGACGACATCGACGGCGAAGTCCTGTCGGAACTCGACGAATCCGTACGCGAACCGCTACTCGAAGCCATGCCGCCGGAAGTCGTGGCCGAAGCCATCCGCGACCTCGATTCCGACGATGTCGTCGACCTGGTCGAAGACCTGGAAGAAGAACAGCAGGCACGCCTGCTCGAAGCGCTCGAGATCAAGGACCGCATCGGCGTCGAAGGCGCCCTGTCCTACCCGGAGTACTCCGCCGGCCGCCTGATGCAGCGCGAACTGGTCGCGGTTCCGGAAGACTGGAGCGTCGGCCAGGCCATCGACTACATCCGCAACGACGAATCCCTGCCGGGCCAGTTCTACCACGTCATCCTGGTCTCGCCAGCGATGAAACCGGTGGGCTACATCACCCTGGGCCGCTTGCTGTCCTCCCGGCGACACGTACTGCTGACCGAAATCATTGAACCCAGTTTCCGAACGATTAGCGTCACCGATGAAGAGGCCGATGTCGCCTACCTGTTCAATCACTACCACATGATTTCCGCACCAGTGGTCGACGAGCACGGTCGCCTGGCCGGCATGATCACGATCGACGATGCCATGGCCGTACTCGACGAGGAGCACGAGGAGGACATCCTGCGCCTGGCCGGCGTCGACGAAGATTCCAGCCTGGCCGATACCGTCTGGCAGACCACGCGTGCCCGGGCGGTTTGGCTGATGGTCAACCTGGTCACGGCGATTCTTGCCTCGGTCGTTATCGGCTTCTATGCCGACACCATCGACCAGATGGTGGCCCTGGCCGTACTGATGCCGATCGTCGCTTCGATGGGTGGCAACGCCGGTACGCAGACCATGACCGTGGCCGTGCGCGCCATCGCCACGCGCGAACTGACGCGGCGCAATGCGCTTCGCGTCAGCTGGCGCGAAATCAAGGTGGGCGCCATCAACGGCATCGGTTTCGGTATCGTCATGGCCCTGGTGGCCGGCTTATGGTTCGGCATCCCCATGCTCGGCGCCGTGATTGCGCTGGCCATGGCATTCACGCTGGTGGGCGCAGCCCTCGGCGGCATCGTCATTCCGATCGTGCTCGAGCGTTTAAACATCGACCCGGCCCTGGCCTCCGGTCCCTTCGTCACGACGGTGACCGACGTGGTCGGCTTCTTCGCCTTCCTGGGCCTGGCAACGTTAATCCTGCTGTAG
- a CDS encoding nuclease-related domain-containing protein: protein MADTRLVLDYPPLSRHRQELQEQRRLRRRRLAIAVPVAILVVLAAARLSLPLAVMLGGIGALVLFFMALPGTSSVDAGQLAGVEGEVNVLQRLAQLPADFLLLNRVRLPDETLTNGERELDFVVAGPTGLWVIEVKNTPGHVRVRPQEKHWPLARRAGCGSRPSWNAMANPIPQVREQVGALERWLLQRGVTERAMPMVVLAHPEVALSDADQADVPVLVRDQVAPYLANAARAPVDASTIAVLERLRG from the coding sequence ATGGCCGATACCCGACTCGTTCTCGATTACCCGCCCCTGAGCCGCCACCGCCAGGAGCTGCAGGAGCAGCGGCGCCTGCGCCGGCGCCGTCTGGCGATCGCCGTGCCGGTGGCCATCCTGGTCGTGCTGGCGGCAGCCCGCCTGAGCCTGCCGCTGGCCGTCATGCTCGGCGGCATCGGCGCGCTGGTGCTCTTCTTTATGGCCCTGCCGGGCACGAGTTCGGTCGATGCGGGGCAGTTGGCCGGAGTAGAGGGGGAGGTGAACGTACTCCAGAGGCTGGCGCAGCTGCCCGCGGATTTCCTGCTGCTCAACCGCGTTCGCCTGCCCGACGAAACGCTGACCAACGGCGAGCGCGAGCTCGATTTCGTCGTCGCCGGGCCGACCGGCTTGTGGGTGATCGAGGTCAAGAACACGCCGGGCCATGTTCGCGTGCGACCGCAGGAAAAGCACTGGCCGCTGGCCCGGCGCGCTGGCTGCGGCAGCCGGCCGAGCTGGAACGCCATGGCCAACCCGATCCCGCAGGTGCGTGAGCAGGTGGGGGCGCTGGAACGCTGGTTGTTGCAGCGGGGTGTGACCGAGCGGGCCATGCCGATGGTGGTGCTGGCGCATCCGGAAGTGGCGCTCAGCGATGCCGATCAGGCCGATGTGCCGGTCCTGGTTCGCGACCAGGTGGCGCCGTATCTGGCCAACGCCGCCCGGGCTCCCGTCGATGCCTCCACGATTGCGGTGCTTGAGCGGCTCAGGGGCTGA